In Sander vitreus isolate 19-12246 chromosome 12, sanVit1, whole genome shotgun sequence, the following proteins share a genomic window:
- the LOC144526907 gene encoding uncharacterized protein LOC144526907 isoform X1 — protein sequence MPDHVNCEQSEEQPVTESEFEVEGLEFINSSSIRIEYYSSFEYCLKWKRPMYRQRPSRLPKASKKSPQRSPSPNEEVIQRKLRGKRQRTGLRKIGAGDSVVNRDEEKDRDIIDIINSTHDEKDIAEYEGKSVEVTDEGVDESDEDCCSVTSSIASGPSFLRDASPKKPRPSQGLCSDCQNLFQKAKKMKAPIKNKLLDNDPKSLTCDQWVLIKNWRPKRLTNARGKLLLHVQLVKKRLKVNNGAKRPAQCVGEGESSACSRPHTFLRRNLRRHVRVPVKKNRRKRKRDGTQDPCATKQQRLHSNHHSQHISISSTNEIGLHPTSGHSSSSGFEGRSDQEVDDQADTNLNVGLIPSTVTLTTTKPSEVPPKQKTPKKRGGFRDLLVQLRGNSNMIVRETC from the exons ATGCCAGATCACGTAAACTGTGAACAGTCTGAGGAGCA GCCTGTGACTGAAAGCGAGTTTGAGGTAGAGGGCTTGGAGTTCATTAATTCATCATCCATAAGAATAGAATATTATAG TTCATTTGAGTATTGTCTGAAGTGGAAGAGACCCATGTATCGCCAACGCCCCTCCAGACTACCAAAGGCCTCCAAGAAGAGCCCCCAGAGAAGTCCCAGCCCAAATGAAGAAGTTATCCAGCGCAAGTTGAGGGGTAAGAGACAGAGGACAGGCCTGAGGAAGATCGGAGCTGGCGACAGCGTAGTCAATAGAGATGAGGAGAAGGACCGTGACATCATCGACATCATTAACAGCACACATGATGAAAAAGATATCGCAGAGTATGAAGGGAAGTCTGTCGAGGTGACTGATGAAGGAGTGGACGAGTCAGATGAAGACTGCTGCTCTGTTACCAGCAGCATAGCTTCTGGTCCTTCCTTCCTACGTGACGCCTCTCCCAAGAAACCGAGGCCCTCGCAGGGCTTGTGCTCAGACTGTCAGAATCTCTTCCAGAAGGCAAAGAAGATGAAAGCaccaattaaaaacaaactcctAGACAACG ATCCCAAGTCCCTGACATGTGACCAGTGGGTCCTGATCAAGAATTGGAGACCTAAGAGGCTGACTAATGCAAGAGG GAAGCTTTTGCTACATGTACAACTGGTTAAGAAAAGACTTAAGGTCAACAATGGTGCAAAGCGACCTGCACAATGTGTGGGAGAGGGAGAATCATCAGCCTGCTCGAGGCCGCACACTTTCCTTCGGAG gaacCTTAGACGGCATGTCAGAGTGCCAGTGAAGAAaaacaggaggaagaggaagagagatggaACTCAGGATCCTTGCGCCACTAAGCAGCAGCGTCTCCACAGCAACCATCACAGCCAACACATCAGTATTAGCAGTACCAATGAGATCGGTCTTCACCCGACCAGCGGTCACAGTAGCAGTTCGGGTTTTGAGGGTCGTAGCGATCAAGAAGTCGACGATCAAGCGGACACAAATCTGAATGTTGGTTTGATTCCCTCCACAGTCACGCTGACAACCACCAAGCCAAGCGAGGTCCCACCCAAACAGAAAACACCAAAGAAGAGGGGTGGATTCAGAGACTTGCTTGTGCAGTTGCGTGGCAACAGCAACATGATCGTCCGAGAAACATGTTAG
- the LOC144526907 gene encoding uncharacterized protein LOC144526907 isoform X2 has translation MYRQRPSRLPKASKKSPQRSPSPNEEVIQRKLRGKRQRTGLRKIGAGDSVVNRDEEKDRDIIDIINSTHDEKDIAEYEGKSVEVTDEGVDESDEDCCSVTSSIASGPSFLRDASPKKPRPSQGLCSDCQNLFQKAKKMKAPIKNKLLDNDPKSLTCDQWVLIKNWRPKRLTNARGKLLLHVQLVKKRLKVNNGAKRPAQCVGEGESSACSRPHTFLRRNLRRHVRVPVKKNRRKRKRDGTQDPCATKQQRLHSNHHSQHISISSTNEIGLHPTSGHSSSSGFEGRSDQEVDDQADTNLNVGLIPSTVTLTTTKPSEVPPKQKTPKKRGGFRDLLVQLRGNSNMIVRETC, from the exons ATGTATCGCCAACGCCCCTCCAGACTACCAAAGGCCTCCAAGAAGAGCCCCCAGAGAAGTCCCAGCCCAAATGAAGAAGTTATCCAGCGCAAGTTGAGGGGTAAGAGACAGAGGACAGGCCTGAGGAAGATCGGAGCTGGCGACAGCGTAGTCAATAGAGATGAGGAGAAGGACCGTGACATCATCGACATCATTAACAGCACACATGATGAAAAAGATATCGCAGAGTATGAAGGGAAGTCTGTCGAGGTGACTGATGAAGGAGTGGACGAGTCAGATGAAGACTGCTGCTCTGTTACCAGCAGCATAGCTTCTGGTCCTTCCTTCCTACGTGACGCCTCTCCCAAGAAACCGAGGCCCTCGCAGGGCTTGTGCTCAGACTGTCAGAATCTCTTCCAGAAGGCAAAGAAGATGAAAGCaccaattaaaaacaaactcctAGACAACG ATCCCAAGTCCCTGACATGTGACCAGTGGGTCCTGATCAAGAATTGGAGACCTAAGAGGCTGACTAATGCAAGAGG GAAGCTTTTGCTACATGTACAACTGGTTAAGAAAAGACTTAAGGTCAACAATGGTGCAAAGCGACCTGCACAATGTGTGGGAGAGGGAGAATCATCAGCCTGCTCGAGGCCGCACACTTTCCTTCGGAG gaacCTTAGACGGCATGTCAGAGTGCCAGTGAAGAAaaacaggaggaagaggaagagagatggaACTCAGGATCCTTGCGCCACTAAGCAGCAGCGTCTCCACAGCAACCATCACAGCCAACACATCAGTATTAGCAGTACCAATGAGATCGGTCTTCACCCGACCAGCGGTCACAGTAGCAGTTCGGGTTTTGAGGGTCGTAGCGATCAAGAAGTCGACGATCAAGCGGACACAAATCTGAATGTTGGTTTGATTCCCTCCACAGTCACGCTGACAACCACCAAGCCAAGCGAGGTCCCACCCAAACAGAAAACACCAAAGAAGAGGGGTGGATTCAGAGACTTGCTTGTGCAGTTGCGTGGCAACAGCAACATGATCGTCCGAGAAACATGTTAG